A section of the Paramisgurnus dabryanus chromosome 4, PD_genome_1.1, whole genome shotgun sequence genome encodes:
- the emp1 gene encoding epithelial membrane protein 1 yields the protein MLKALGGICLLHLTTIFFLFWATIDDAWWFTDTLYTDLWGGWEMDNNDNVWVYKDIPTSYRKDYLKAVQVFAVLACLFAVLSLCVFIFQLFTLGKGKRFTISGVVQLISCFCIMVALSVYTDHFHRGEKDGWYGWSYIMAWFGWLLTLFTGIMYIVLRKRVD from the exons ATGCTGAAGGCTTTGGGAGGAATCTGTTTGCTTCATCTAACTAcgatttttttcctgttttgggCAACCATAGATGAT GCATGGTGGTTTACAGACACCCTTTACACAGATTTGTGGGGTGGATGGGAGATGGATAACAATGATAATGTCTGGGTGTACAAGGATATACCCACCTCCTACAGGAAAG ACTATCTGAAGGCGGTACAGGTGTTCGCAGTGCTGGCCTGTCTGTTTGCTGTGTTGTCACTGTGTGTTTTCATCTTTCAACTCTTTACCCTGGGTAAAGGGAAGCGGTTCACCATCTCTGGAGTTGTGCAACTCATATCCT GTTTCTGCATAATGGTGGCTCTGTCAGTCTACACCGATCACTTTCACAGAGGTGAGAAGGACGGTTGGTACGGTTGGTCTTACATCATGGCCTGGTTTGGCTGGCTGCTGACCCTCTTCACTGGAATTATGTACATTGTCCTGCGCAAAAGAGTGGATTGA
- the LOC135786158 gene encoding uncharacterized protein produces MNKCHKLRILCILLLVVLDVFCDDVSNKVSRGDFLTSIWQNSKQRRSLRSVGMRTDGRFRMSQPAQIAKPPFECGDRFLTLFLSPADVRNLRIYGPLGDQLFLGQLAAFCGVSVKTTQTDVRLQFSYESCYVKQEVAEYVVFLSWYGTDMKLSCPVIVAPPVVICKRNAMELTVVGEGTADVLSVALNREWAPLLYVATQCWQKEPSSQGKLTFLIPYTSCGVNLRDGNFILEVRSKDKMMSLFCPYEPIPPVTSTMVPVTAQPQKPPVVYQKPLTFLPAATGSEIVNPEQGFRQPERTAVIPAKTPLRPSSHRMPNKSPLSSLLPGSFNLAVNFPFSVPIPKWQAAMPHRPHHSKPAFPISDPTPDPILETTSAFIPDPTPAPTPAPTPAPTPAPVSEAPYPQLYPNLQFPYPFQKPGSRLSPIKPYSQEYPRVGALVPGSAQYQQLVSAQSLNLPPAYQHKVNEALSTLKRFLPPGYYLCSYDSQKPEVLPQNLQNPVLQPTLPFQYPEYGYEKTDISPLAPAAPLIKPYSERQFASPEADTEESRTVPQSLQPQPYYPASPYIPVNTQSQVRPYRPHHGFQDAKPYQPQYYQTPDLSRGFAMQAAGSHDSSRSPYRHGQYSRFPYQPLKSEASAGDVSSGQTVYTGPSFGPRSLASASLQEPDLPGSGRLESAPPTPPQPSLPPVEGNSQVPQLPYHQGPSTLRSRSFISNEGALHPRRASLLRSNFYRPPAAATGK; encoded by the exons ATGAACAAGTGCCATAAACTCCGAATCCTTTGCATTTTGTTACTGGTTGTTCTTGATGTTTTCTGTGATGACGTGAGCAACAAAGTCTCGAGAGGTGACTTCTTAACATCTATTTGGCAAAACTCAAAGCAGCGAAGAAGCTTGAGATCTGTAGGCATGAGGACCGACGGACGTTTCCGAATGTCACAACCAGCTCAGATCGCCAAACCACCGTTTGAATGTGGCGACCGATTCTTGACGCTGTTTTTAAGTCCCGCAGATGTTAGAAACCTCCGAATTTATGGAC CGCTTGGAGATCAGCTGTTCTTGGGTCAGTTAGCGGCTTTTTGTGGCGTGTCGGTCAAAACCACACAAACCGATGTCCGCCTGCAATTTAGCTACGAAAGCTGTTACGTTAAACAAGAG GTAGCTGAATATGTGGTGTTCCTGAGCTGGTATGGCACAGATATGAAACTGTCCTGTCCTGTGATTGTGGCTCCTCCTGTGGTTATCTGTAAGAGAAATGCAATGGAATTGACTGTTGTTGGTGAAGGGACAGCAGATGTACTGTCTGTTGCAT TAAATAGAGAATGGGCTCCTCTGCTTTATGTGGCTACACAGTGCTGGCAGAAAGAGCCATCTAGTCAGGGAAAGCTCACCTTCTTGATTCCATACACAAGCTGTGGTGTGAACTTGAGG GATGGAAACTTCATTCTTGAAGTCAGATCAAAAGACAAGATGATGTCCCTGTTTTGTCCATATGAACCAATTCCTCCGGTCACGAGCACAATGGTTCCTGTGACTGCACAGCCACAAAAGCCACCTGTTGTATACCAAAAGCCACTAACTTTTCTTCCTGCAGCAACAGGCAGTGAAATTGTCAATCCGGAGCAAGGATTTAGGCAACCAGAAAGAACTGCAGTTATACCTGCTAAAACACCCTTGCGGCCATCAAGTCACCGGATGCCAAATAAATCCCCTCTTTCATCACTTTTGCCTGGATCCTTTAATCTGGCAGTAAATTTCCCTTTTTCAGTCCCCATACCAAAATGGCAGGCTGCAATGCCTCATAGACCCCATCATAGTAAACCAGCATTTCCGATCTCTGATCCCACCCCTGATCCCATTCTTGAAACCACTTCTGCTTTTATCCCTGATCCCACCCCAGCTCCCACCCCAGCTCCCACCCCAGCTCCCACCCCAGCTCCAGTCAGTGAAGCACCATACCCTCAATTGTACCCAAATTTGCAGTTTCCATATCCATTCCAAAAACCTGGTTCAAGATTATCTCCCATTAAGCCTTATAGTCAAGAGTATCCACGCGTGGGAGCACTAGTCCCAGGTTCTGCACAATACCAGCAATTAGTCTCAGCCCAGAGTCTTAACTTACCTCCAGCTTATCAGCATAAAGTAAACGAGGCTTTGTCCACTTTAAAACGGTTTCTTCCCCCTGGGTATTATCTATGCTCTTATGACAGTCAAAAACCAGAGGTTCTGCCACAAAACCTACAAAATCCTGTTCTTCAGCCTACTCTGCCCTTTCAGTATCCAGAATACGGGTATGAAAAAACAGATATTTCTCCGCTTGCACCTGCAGCACCACTGATAAAACCATATTCAGAACGGCAGTTTGCAAGTCCTGAAGCTGATACTGAAGAATCGCGTACTGTACCGCAATCTTTACAACCCCAGCCATATTACCCTGCTTCTCCGTATATTCCCGTAAATACGCAATCTCAGGTGAGACCATATCGTCCTCACCATGGTTTTCAAGATGCTAAGCCCTACCAGCCACAATACTACCAAACTCCTGATCTCAGTCGGGGGTTTGCTATGCAAGCTGCTGGCTCACACGATTCAAGTCGTTCACCGTACAGGCACGGCCAATATTCCAGATTCCCATATCAACCGTTAAAATCTGAAGCATCTGCAGGTGATGTCTCTTCAGGACAGACAGTATATACTGGCCCGAGTTTTGGACCACGGTCTTTAGCTTCAGCTAGTTTGCAGGAACCAGATTTACCAGGCAGTGGTCGTCTTGAGTCTGCTCCTCCAACTCCCCCACAACCTTCACTGCCTCCTGTAGAAGGGAATTCACAAGTTCCTCAGCTCCCTTACCATCAAGGTCCTTCTACCTTACGATCAAGGTCTTTCATATCCAACGAAGGAGCGCTTCATCCAAGAAGAGCATCGCTCCTAAGGTCCAATTTCTACAGGCCTCCAGCTGCTGCTACTGGCAAATAA